A genomic window from Streptomyces sp. HUAS YS2 includes:
- a CDS encoding ABC transporter ATP-binding protein, whose translation MTAAPLLRATGLDKAYGPTPALAGADFAIRAGEVVAVMGPSGSGKSTLLHCLAGIVRPDAGTILYDGRELTALSDAARSALRRTDFGFVFQFGQLVPELTCVENVALPLRLNGERRKAAEARATEWLDRLEVGDIARKRPGEISGGQGQRVAVARALVTAPRVLFADEPTGALDSLNGERVMRLLTEAARDTGAAVVLVTHEPRVAAYSDREVVVRDGRVRDTEWAA comes from the coding sequence GTGACCGCCGCACCCCTCCTGCGCGCCACCGGGCTCGACAAGGCGTACGGGCCCACGCCCGCCCTCGCCGGCGCGGACTTCGCGATCCGGGCCGGCGAGGTCGTCGCCGTCATGGGCCCCTCCGGCTCCGGCAAGTCCACGCTGCTGCACTGCCTGGCCGGGATCGTCCGCCCCGACGCGGGGACGATCCTTTACGACGGGCGGGAGCTGACCGCCCTGTCGGACGCCGCGCGCAGCGCCCTGCGCCGTACCGACTTCGGCTTCGTCTTCCAGTTCGGCCAGCTCGTCCCCGAGCTGACCTGCGTGGAGAACGTGGCCCTGCCGCTGCGTCTGAACGGCGAGCGGCGCAAGGCCGCCGAGGCCCGGGCCACCGAGTGGCTGGACCGCCTGGAGGTCGGGGACATCGCGAGGAAGCGCCCCGGTGAGATATCCGGCGGCCAGGGCCAGCGCGTCGCGGTCGCCCGCGCCCTCGTCACCGCCCCGCGCGTGCTGTTCGCCGACGAGCCGACCGGCGCGCTGGACTCCCTCAACGGCGAGCGGGTCATGCGGCTGCTCACCGAGGCCGCCCGGGACACCGGCGCCGCGGTCGTCCTCGTCACCCACGAGCCTCGGGTCGCGGCCTACTCCGACCGCGAGGTCGTCGTCCGCGACGGCCGGGTCCGGGACACGGAGTGGGCGGCATGA
- a CDS encoding transglycosylase domain-containing protein, with translation MGRANTRRAASQGGGGIRRLFTWRKLLGTFLVACLLGMGALYAIYLMVPVPANANAEATMQSNVYKYSNGKVLARDGKVNREIVGLEKIPLPVQRAFVAAENKSFYKDNGVDIKGTTRAALTTLTGKGKQGGSTITQQYVKNYYLDQSQTVTRKLKELVIALKVDQRMTKNEILAGYINTSYYGRNAYGIQAAAQAYYGVDAEKLTVAQGAYLASVLQAPSQYDWTSATETGRRLVQERWNYTLNNMVEEGWLPAEERAALTFPVPKAPKAAPGMEGQTGYIVEAANAELIRQGVNEEDLKAGGWTITLNIDEKKQKSLVKAVDQQLEDKIDRKGDKSQAVVQAGATSVDPKTGAVVALYGGVGATEHWMSNATRRDYQPASTFKPIVLASALENGAETQDGRKIGLGTVYDGTSKRPVEGSDERFAPENEDDRDHGMVNVQTATNKSINSVYAQMIVDVGMGNVKKTALDLGMKDGKDFGEHPAMSLGTMGASTWDMAGVYATLDNHGKKVTPSIVKSATHKDRQVQPVKSGGEQVVSRETADTVTKAMTGVVKSGSGFRAAGDYDAAGKTGTSENNRSAWFVGYTPELVTAVGLFGEKPDGTGQVTLTDTINEGRANGGRTPALIWNAYTTKALGGGSDERFDLELGDNAVVEPVPTRSETSESPDPTPPAETETPDPTPPADTESPAPPPPSDPSTQDPDPLPTRTRTGRPTGPTSPPDPGDEVVSDTIP, from the coding sequence ATGGGCCGAGCCAACACGCGACGGGCGGCGTCGCAGGGCGGCGGCGGCATACGCCGTCTCTTCACCTGGCGGAAGCTGCTGGGCACCTTCCTCGTGGCCTGCCTGCTGGGGATGGGCGCCCTGTACGCGATCTACCTGATGGTCCCGGTCCCGGCGAACGCCAACGCCGAGGCGACCATGCAGAGCAACGTGTACAAGTACAGCAACGGCAAGGTCCTCGCCCGGGACGGCAAGGTCAACCGGGAGATCGTGGGTCTGGAGAAGATCCCGCTGCCGGTCCAGCGCGCCTTCGTCGCCGCGGAGAACAAGAGCTTCTACAAGGACAACGGCGTCGACATCAAGGGCACCACCCGCGCCGCGCTCACCACGCTCACCGGCAAGGGCAAGCAGGGCGGTTCGACGATCACCCAGCAGTACGTCAAGAACTACTACCTGGACCAGAGCCAGACCGTCACCCGCAAGCTCAAGGAACTGGTCATCGCCCTCAAGGTCGACCAGCGCATGACCAAGAACGAGATCCTCGCGGGGTACATCAACACCAGCTACTACGGTCGCAACGCCTACGGCATCCAGGCCGCCGCCCAGGCGTACTACGGCGTGGACGCCGAGAAGCTGACCGTCGCCCAGGGCGCGTACCTCGCCTCGGTGCTCCAGGCCCCCAGCCAGTACGACTGGACCTCCGCCACCGAGACCGGCCGCCGCCTCGTGCAGGAGCGCTGGAACTACACCCTGAACAACATGGTCGAGGAGGGCTGGCTCCCCGCCGAGGAGCGCGCCGCGCTGACCTTCCCGGTCCCCAAGGCCCCCAAGGCCGCCCCCGGGATGGAGGGCCAGACCGGCTACATCGTCGAGGCCGCCAACGCGGAGCTGATCCGCCAGGGCGTCAACGAGGAGGACCTGAAGGCCGGCGGCTGGACGATCACCCTCAACATCGACGAGAAGAAGCAGAAGTCTCTGGTCAAGGCCGTCGACCAGCAGCTCGAGGACAAGATCGACCGCAAGGGCGACAAGAGCCAGGCGGTCGTCCAGGCCGGTGCGACCTCCGTCGACCCGAAGACCGGCGCGGTCGTCGCCCTGTACGGCGGCGTCGGCGCCACCGAGCACTGGATGTCGAACGCCACCCGCCGCGACTACCAGCCCGCCTCGACCTTCAAGCCGATCGTCCTCGCCTCCGCCCTGGAGAACGGCGCCGAGACCCAGGACGGCCGCAAGATCGGCCTGGGCACCGTCTACGACGGCACCAGCAAGCGGCCCGTCGAGGGCAGCGACGAGCGGTTCGCCCCGGAGAACGAGGACGACCGGGACCACGGCATGGTGAACGTGCAGACGGCCACCAACAAGTCCATCAACTCGGTCTACGCCCAGATGATCGTGGACGTCGGCATGGGCAACGTGAAGAAGACCGCCCTCGACCTCGGTATGAAGGACGGCAAGGACTTCGGCGAGCACCCGGCGATGTCGCTCGGCACCATGGGCGCCTCCACCTGGGACATGGCGGGCGTCTACGCGACGCTCGACAACCACGGCAAGAAGGTCACCCCGTCCATCGTGAAGTCGGCCACGCACAAGGACCGCCAGGTGCAGCCGGTGAAGTCGGGCGGCGAGCAGGTGGTCAGCCGCGAGACGGCCGACACCGTCACGAAGGCGATGACCGGCGTGGTCAAGTCCGGCTCCGGCTTCCGCGCCGCCGGCGACTACGACGCCGCGGGCAAGACCGGCACCTCGGAGAACAACCGCTCCGCCTGGTTCGTCGGTTACACCCCCGAACTGGTCACCGCGGTCGGCCTGTTCGGCGAGAAGCCGGACGGCACCGGCCAGGTCACCCTGACCGACACCATCAACGAGGGCCGCGCCAACGGCGGGCGGACGCCCGCGCTGATCTGGAACGCCTACACCACCAAGGCGCTGGGCGGCGGCTCCGACGAGCGGTTCGACCTGGAGCTCGGGGACAACGCGGTCGTCGAGCCGGTCCCGACCCGGTCCGAGACCTCCGAGAGCCCGGACCCGACCCCGCCGGCCGAGACGGAGACCCCGGACCCGACGCCGCCCGCGGACACGGAGAGCCCGGCCCCGCCGCCGCCGTCCGACCCGTCCACGCAGGACCCGGACCCGCTGCCCACCCGCACCCGGACCGGCCGGCCGACGGGGCCGACGAGCCCGCCGGACCCGGGCGACGAGGTGGTCTCGGACACCATCCCGTAG
- a CDS encoding PadR family transcriptional regulator: protein MSIGHTLLGLLESGPRHGYDLKRAFDERFGHDRPLHYGQVYSTMSRLLKNGLVEVEAIEPGEGPERKRYAITEAGITDVEQWLRQPEKPEPYLQSVLYTKVVLALLTGRGAAELLDAQRAEHLRLMRELTRRKQAGDLADQLICDHALFHLEADLRWLELTAARLDALAAEVRR, encoded by the coding sequence ATGTCCATCGGTCACACCCTTCTCGGGCTCCTCGAATCCGGCCCCCGCCACGGCTACGACCTCAAGCGCGCGTTCGACGAGAGATTCGGCCACGACCGGCCGCTGCACTACGGGCAGGTCTACTCGACCATGTCCCGGCTCCTGAAGAACGGCCTCGTCGAGGTCGAGGCGATCGAGCCCGGCGAGGGCCCCGAGCGCAAGCGGTACGCCATCACCGAGGCCGGGATCACCGACGTCGAGCAGTGGCTGAGGCAGCCGGAGAAGCCGGAGCCGTACCTCCAGTCCGTGCTGTACACCAAGGTCGTCCTCGCCCTGCTCACCGGCCGCGGCGCGGCTGAGCTGCTCGACGCCCAGCGGGCCGAGCATCTGCGGCTGATGCGCGAGCTCACCCGGCGCAAGCAGGCCGGCGACCTCGCCGACCAGCTCATCTGCGACCACGCCCTGTTCCACCTCGAAGCCGATCTCCGCTGGCTGGAACTCACCGCGGCCCGGCTCGACGCGCTCGCAGCGGAGGTCCGCCGGTGA